One Fuerstiella marisgermanici DNA window includes the following coding sequences:
- a CDS encoding DUF1553 domain-containing protein: MRVVLQCGLSFFLIASSAIGADYLRDVKPLLEHKCYACHGSLKQLGGLRLDTAEDLIKGGDSGTTLTAGQLTDSLLLDVLTGDAGFQMPPANEGSPLTDDEIQLIRDWISSGAPVPDDEEPQADPRAWWSYQPNRRPPLPELKNPGWCRSDIDYFVAGPREKQDLPVVAEAPKEAWLRRVFIDLIGLPPTRDELHRFLSDNSPSAYETIVDELLSRPQHGERWARHWMDVWRYSDWYGSRGSNEIRYSQRHIWRWRDWIVSSLNEDKGYDQMVREMLSADEHSEVDQSRLSATGYLGRNWYKFDRDVWMFDTVERAGEAFLGLTLRCCRCHDHKFDPVTQEEYYRFRAFFEPHDVRTDPVSAFTTTQKDATLGQVLNDGVALVYDKNVDAPTYLFERGDSRYPDETKPLAPGVPAALGGTVNVTPVDLPAETWFPMLRPEVRETVLAKAKADVADATEKVAKAQKTAADAAQKLAAANEASGSPASASDPTVVLHDDFSAARPDVWETVNGTWQYENGKLVQRAVTSFATMATTTKLPADVHIHLRYRTLTPGTYRSVGFSFDYQDKGHSQDVYTSTGDSAQSVQAFHRTGGKQLYPKAGIVPTSLTVGEETVLDVSVEGSALTIDLNGKRELEYVMPLQRKDGRFALWVHNGAAEFLELRITQKPESVATLARELRDAEHGLAVAMAERDSVEAEANSIRKRLAADVAAHLDGDEESAAELAREALKAERAVAVFRARVGVMSAGDDQKKQAAAQQALMAAQETAKDLEGSYTPVGEQFPKTSTGRRSALAAWITSDDNPRTARVAANHIWTRHFGQPLVGTPENFGLNGNKPTHPELLDFLASELISSGWSMKSLHRKIVLSATYRMSSGSDGESTAVDTARKIDPKNRYLWRMHSKRMEAEVVRDSALHLSNRLDAKMGGPEIPETDGEKVPRRSLYFRNTPNEKMAMLEVFDVADPNGCYRRKESVVPHQSLAMMNSGLTLDCARTVAEQLEEADDFITSAFETVLCRKPTPTEIIRCQTFLAEHSQLLDSATAEPFSAGGSSVRAAALDSTVRARENLVHVLFLHNDFVTIR, encoded by the coding sequence ATGCGTGTTGTCCTGCAATGTGGACTGTCGTTTTTCCTGATCGCGTCATCGGCTATCGGTGCGGACTATCTGCGAGACGTTAAGCCGCTGTTGGAACACAAGTGCTATGCCTGCCATGGTTCGTTAAAGCAGCTTGGCGGGTTGCGGCTGGATACCGCCGAAGACTTGATCAAAGGTGGCGACTCAGGAACTACGTTAACGGCCGGGCAACTGACGGACAGTCTTCTGCTTGACGTTTTGACTGGTGATGCTGGGTTTCAGATGCCGCCTGCCAATGAAGGCTCGCCGCTGACTGACGACGAGATCCAATTGATCCGTGACTGGATCAGTTCTGGTGCTCCCGTTCCGGACGACGAAGAACCTCAAGCAGATCCGAGAGCGTGGTGGTCTTATCAGCCCAACCGTCGACCGCCGTTGCCGGAACTGAAGAATCCTGGCTGGTGTCGCAGCGACATTGACTACTTTGTTGCTGGACCGCGTGAAAAGCAGGACTTACCTGTTGTGGCTGAGGCGCCGAAGGAAGCCTGGCTGCGGCGCGTGTTTATTGACTTGATCGGACTGCCGCCGACTCGTGATGAGCTGCATCGATTCCTGTCCGATAATTCGCCGTCCGCTTACGAAACCATCGTCGATGAACTGTTGTCCCGACCGCAACATGGCGAACGATGGGCGCGTCATTGGATGGACGTCTGGCGATACAGCGACTGGTATGGCAGTCGAGGAAGCAACGAAATTCGTTACAGCCAGCGGCACATCTGGCGGTGGCGCGACTGGATCGTGTCTTCGTTGAACGAAGACAAGGGCTACGACCAGATGGTCCGGGAAATGTTGTCGGCCGATGAGCATTCGGAGGTCGATCAATCGCGGCTGTCGGCGACGGGGTACCTTGGGCGCAACTGGTATAAGTTCGATCGCGATGTCTGGATGTTTGACACGGTCGAACGGGCGGGCGAAGCGTTTCTGGGGCTAACGTTGCGGTGCTGTCGCTGTCACGACCACAAGTTCGACCCGGTGACTCAGGAAGAGTACTACCGGTTTCGAGCGTTCTTCGAACCGCACGATGTTCGCACGGATCCGGTTTCTGCCTTCACGACCACTCAAAAGGACGCCACGTTGGGGCAGGTGCTGAACGATGGAGTGGCTCTTGTGTACGACAAGAACGTTGATGCGCCGACGTACCTGTTCGAACGTGGTGACAGCCGCTACCCAGATGAAACGAAGCCGCTGGCACCGGGCGTTCCGGCTGCTTTGGGAGGAACCGTCAACGTAACGCCGGTCGATCTTCCTGCTGAAACCTGGTTTCCAATGCTTCGACCTGAAGTACGAGAAACGGTGCTGGCAAAGGCGAAGGCTGATGTGGCCGACGCGACTGAAAAAGTTGCAAAGGCACAGAAAACTGCGGCGGATGCGGCTCAAAAACTGGCTGCGGCGAATGAAGCTTCTGGGTCACCGGCCTCCGCCAGCGATCCCACCGTGGTTCTGCACGACGATTTCTCTGCTGCTCGACCTGATGTGTGGGAAACTGTCAATGGAACCTGGCAGTATGAGAATGGAAAACTCGTTCAGCGTGCGGTCACAAGTTTTGCCACCATGGCGACGACGACGAAGCTGCCAGCCGACGTACACATTCACCTTCGCTATCGGACCTTAACCCCTGGCACCTATCGTTCTGTAGGCTTCAGTTTCGATTATCAAGACAAAGGTCATTCTCAGGACGTTTACACCAGTACCGGAGACAGTGCTCAAAGTGTTCAGGCCTTTCATCGCACGGGCGGCAAGCAGCTTTATCCGAAAGCTGGAATTGTACCAACGTCACTGACTGTCGGCGAAGAAACGGTCCTCGACGTTTCGGTCGAAGGTTCCGCGCTAACGATTGACCTAAACGGAAAACGAGAACTCGAATATGTCATGCCGCTGCAGCGCAAAGACGGGCGGTTTGCCCTGTGGGTTCACAATGGTGCTGCCGAGTTCCTCGAGCTTCGCATCACGCAGAAACCCGAATCTGTGGCAACTTTAGCGCGGGAGCTACGTGACGCAGAACACGGGCTCGCTGTCGCGATGGCTGAACGAGACTCGGTGGAAGCCGAAGCGAATTCCATTCGCAAGCGACTGGCTGCGGACGTGGCAGCACATCTTGATGGCGACGAGGAATCGGCGGCAGAGTTGGCTCGCGAAGCCCTGAAAGCCGAACGCGCGGTTGCCGTCTTTCGTGCCAGAGTCGGCGTTATGTCGGCTGGTGACGATCAGAAAAAACAAGCGGCCGCTCAACAGGCACTCATGGCCGCGCAGGAAACCGCAAAGGACCTTGAAGGAAGCTACACACCGGTCGGCGAACAGTTCCCGAAGACAAGCACAGGGCGAAGGTCTGCCCTGGCGGCATGGATCACCAGCGACGATAATCCTCGCACAGCGCGAGTTGCGGCGAACCATATTTGGACGCGTCACTTCGGTCAGCCACTGGTCGGTACGCCAGAAAATTTCGGTCTGAATGGGAACAAGCCAACTCACCCGGAACTGCTGGACTTCCTGGCTTCGGAGTTAATATCCAGCGGCTGGAGCATGAAGTCGTTGCACCGGAAAATCGTGCTGTCGGCCACGTATCGAATGTCCAGCGGGAGCGACGGCGAGTCGACGGCGGTGGATACGGCAAGGAAGATTGATCCCAAAAACCGTTATCTCTGGCGCATGCACTCGAAACGGATGGAAGCCGAAGTCGTTCGCGACTCGGCTCTTCACCTGTCGAATCGTCTGGACGCGAAGATGGGTGGCCCGGAGATACCGGAAACCGATGGCGAAAAAGTCCCGCGACGCAGCCTCTACTTTCGCAATACACCGAACGAAAAAATGGCGATGCTGGAAGTGTTCGACGTCGCAGATCCCAACGGTTGTTATCGCCGTAAAGAAAGTGTCGTACCGCATCAATCGCTGGCAATGATGAATAGCGGATTAACGCTCGATTGTGCCCGCACGGTGGCGGAACAGCTTGAGGAAGCCGATGACTTTATTACGTCGGCATTTGAGACAGTGCTCTGTCGGAAGCCAACACCGACTGAAATCATTCGATGCCAAACCTTTCTTGCAGAACATTCACAGCTGTTGGACTCTGCTACAGCGGAACCGTTCTCAGCCGGCGGATCTTCAGTGCGGGCGGCCGCACTGGATTCAACCGTCCGCGCACGCGAGAACCTTGTCCATGTTCTGTTTTTGCATAACGACTTTGTAACAATAAGATGA
- a CDS encoding DUF1501 domain-containing protein, which produces MPNSDYTSDRKPRRKFLADGGTGFAALALGAMMQREGVASERPFAEPKQAQFFPKAKSVIWFFMNGGTSHLESFDPKAAVNKYAGMTIDESPFGAGVLESPFYKKNVRDFGGKPRAMMAQLYPLQVGYGRRGESGIEVSDWWPHVGSCIDDISVVRSMWTTDNDHAAQLQFHTGRHIFDGFYPSIGSWVHYGLGSLNDNLPQFVVMGPPPGDCCGGVGAHDGSYLGPEHAGVKMALDPKNPLPFGTPGSGVGIHERRDQLDLLRDLNQLTAVQYPDDAQLKARIKAYELAFRMQMSVPKVVDLNDETKDTQELYGLDKKPTEPMGRQALAARRLVERGVRFVQIYDGGGGGGGWDAHTKLKENHTRNCERVDKPIAGLLKDLKQRGLLDETLVVWATEFGRTPGAEKSDGRDHHPYGFSVWMAGGGLKGGIAHGATDEIGFHAVENRHYVTDIHATLLHQLGLDSRKMEIPGQKRLEIDCGKPIHDIIA; this is translated from the coding sequence ATGCCAAATAGCGACTATACCAGTGACCGCAAACCGCGACGTAAGTTTCTGGCCGATGGAGGCACCGGCTTCGCGGCGTTGGCTCTTGGAGCCATGATGCAGCGCGAGGGCGTCGCTTCTGAACGGCCATTTGCCGAACCGAAACAGGCGCAGTTTTTCCCAAAGGCGAAGAGTGTCATCTGGTTCTTCATGAACGGAGGCACCAGTCATCTCGAATCCTTCGACCCCAAGGCCGCCGTTAACAAATACGCTGGCATGACGATCGACGAATCCCCCTTCGGCGCGGGCGTTCTGGAGTCTCCGTTTTACAAAAAGAATGTGCGAGACTTCGGCGGCAAACCGCGAGCCATGATGGCTCAGCTTTATCCGTTGCAGGTTGGCTACGGGCGTCGCGGAGAAAGTGGCATTGAAGTCAGCGACTGGTGGCCTCATGTCGGCAGCTGTATCGATGACATCTCAGTTGTGCGGTCGATGTGGACCACGGACAACGATCACGCGGCGCAATTGCAGTTCCACACAGGCCGGCACATCTTCGACGGTTTTTATCCTTCCATTGGATCGTGGGTTCATTATGGCCTGGGAAGTCTGAACGACAATCTGCCTCAGTTTGTCGTCATGGGACCGCCACCAGGCGATTGCTGCGGAGGTGTGGGGGCTCATGATGGAAGTTATCTGGGGCCGGAACACGCGGGAGTCAAGATGGCTCTGGACCCCAAGAATCCACTTCCGTTCGGAACGCCAGGTTCCGGTGTCGGCATTCACGAACGGCGCGACCAGCTCGATTTACTTCGAGACCTCAACCAGCTAACGGCCGTTCAGTATCCGGATGATGCTCAGTTAAAGGCCCGCATCAAGGCTTACGAACTGGCTTTTCGTATGCAGATGTCGGTGCCGAAAGTGGTCGACCTGAACGACGAAACGAAGGACACTCAGGAGCTCTACGGCCTCGACAAAAAGCCGACCGAGCCTATGGGGCGACAGGCATTAGCGGCTCGCCGACTGGTCGAACGCGGTGTTCGGTTTGTGCAGATCTACGACGGCGGCGGTGGAGGCGGTGGCTGGGATGCTCATACCAAGCTTAAAGAAAACCACACTCGAAACTGCGAACGCGTCGACAAACCGATCGCTGGTCTGCTGAAGGACCTGAAGCAACGTGGCCTGCTGGATGAGACACTTGTTGTCTGGGCGACCGAATTTGGTCGCACGCCGGGTGCCGAAAAATCGGACGGTCGAGACCACCATCCGTACGGATTTTCCGTCTGGATGGCGGGCGGAGGACTCAAAGGCGGGATCGCTCATGGTGCGACAGACGAAATCGGATTCCATGCCGTTGAGAATCGCCATTACGTCACCGACATTCACGCGACGCTGTTGCATCAACTGGGACTTGATTCACGCAAAATGGAAATCCCGGGCCAAAAGCGTCTGGAGATCGACTGCGGCAAACCGATTCACGACATCATCGCGTGA
- a CDS encoding carboxypeptidase regulatory-like domain-containing protein, which produces MRHLARSSCAFFLVGSLLAGQSPADEWGTLKGRIVFTGEVPQPEPLEIRRDEDVCGQHNLTDASLIVNKDNKGLQNVVVWLSTKDKIQVHPSLQAPPKPAMLDNKNCRFEPRIVRLRTDQTLQSINSDPVAHNVAVYARRNTPFSEIVPQDKPLEKTFAREELLPIRIDCSIHSWMRAYLIITDHPYSAVTDKDGNFAIPNLPRGDWQFKFWHEKIGYLKSINHGEELIELKRGTWPIKIDQDEVALNELSVSSLEDE; this is translated from the coding sequence ATGAGGCACCTCGCCCGATCATCTTGCGCATTCTTCCTTGTCGGCAGCCTGTTGGCCGGGCAATCGCCCGCTGACGAATGGGGAACGCTGAAGGGCCGCATTGTCTTCACGGGTGAAGTGCCCCAACCGGAACCGTTGGAAATCCGACGCGATGAAGATGTCTGCGGCCAGCACAACCTGACCGACGCATCGCTGATTGTGAACAAAGACAACAAGGGTCTACAGAACGTGGTCGTTTGGTTGTCTACGAAAGACAAAATCCAGGTCCACCCGTCGCTGCAGGCGCCGCCAAAGCCCGCCATGCTGGACAACAAGAACTGCCGCTTCGAGCCGCGAATTGTTCGGCTTCGCACCGACCAGACTTTGCAATCCATTAACTCAGACCCCGTCGCTCACAACGTCGCCGTCTACGCTCGCCGCAACACGCCCTTCAGCGAAATTGTGCCTCAGGACAAGCCGCTGGAAAAAACGTTCGCGCGCGAGGAGCTACTTCCGATTCGAATCGACTGTTCCATTCATTCGTGGATGCGAGCGTACCTGATCATCACCGATCACCCGTATTCGGCCGTCACCGACAAAGACGGCAACTTCGCCATCCCCAATCTTCCGCGCGGCGATTGGCAGTTTAAGTTTTGGCATGAGAAAATCGGCTACCTGAAGTCGATCAACCACGGCGAAGAATTAATCGAACTTAAACGAGGCACGTGGCCGATCAAGATCGATCAAGACGAAGTGGCGTTGAACGAACTTTCAGTCAGCTCGTTAGAAGACGAATAG
- a CDS encoding FtsW/RodA/SpoVE family cell cycle protein → MSSIAEPNLPNRLSAKLRDQDDMRRLFVGLVCVLLGVGVQMVHSASLTSTPGQSETVYLNRHLLFLGIAVSCGYFASCLPAAFLKKNAMTFYVLLLVLLVAVLTPGVGTRVNGAQRWLRVGGMSLQPSELGRIILPIVAAKILTDLRAAGGFGLKTVPRTLLPLVLVLPLVAVEPDLGATVFLAAGFVISLFIGGWPLRYFIGSAVLALPAAVSLLALKSYQMKRITGFVAAWKDLSQAPWQIRQSLMSLGSGGLEGTGIGGGWQKLSYLPEANTDFVFAVIGEELGLAGTFTVIVIWVGVLLTGRAVLRPLRRDSFEWILGTTLVIQIVMQALANVAVVTAMVPPKGVPHPFISYGGTNLLVNVVAIGLVVGLSRSANQATDATAASTDS, encoded by the coding sequence GTGAGCTCCATTGCGGAACCTAATCTCCCAAACCGTCTTTCCGCAAAGCTGCGGGATCAGGACGACATGCGCCGACTGTTTGTCGGGCTGGTATGTGTGCTACTGGGGGTCGGCGTGCAGATGGTGCACAGTGCGAGCCTGACATCAACGCCCGGCCAGTCGGAAACCGTCTACCTAAACCGGCATCTGTTATTCCTGGGCATCGCTGTCAGTTGCGGTTACTTTGCATCCTGCCTTCCCGCCGCGTTCTTGAAGAAGAACGCGATGACGTTTTACGTCCTGCTTTTGGTACTGTTGGTGGCCGTATTGACGCCTGGCGTTGGGACTCGCGTGAACGGAGCTCAACGATGGCTGCGCGTCGGTGGCATGTCGCTGCAGCCGTCTGAACTCGGCCGAATCATTCTACCGATTGTCGCCGCAAAGATTCTGACTGATCTGCGCGCGGCGGGCGGGTTTGGTTTGAAGACAGTTCCTCGCACCTTGCTGCCGCTGGTGTTGGTGCTGCCACTGGTTGCTGTGGAACCGGATCTCGGCGCGACCGTGTTTCTTGCGGCCGGTTTTGTGATCTCACTGTTCATTGGCGGTTGGCCGCTAAGGTATTTTATTGGATCGGCCGTTCTGGCGCTTCCGGCGGCGGTGTCGCTGCTGGCGTTGAAGTCGTATCAGATGAAACGCATCACGGGATTCGTGGCCGCGTGGAAAGACTTGTCGCAGGCTCCATGGCAGATTCGACAGTCGTTGATGTCGTTAGGTTCCGGCGGGCTGGAAGGCACGGGCATTGGCGGCGGCTGGCAGAAGCTAAGCTACCTTCCGGAAGCGAATACGGACTTCGTGTTCGCCGTGATTGGCGAAGAACTGGGACTGGCCGGCACGTTCACCGTGATTGTGATTTGGGTCGGCGTATTGCTGACCGGGCGAGCCGTTTTGCGACCGCTGCGGCGCGATTCGTTTGAATGGATTCTGGGCACGACGTTGGTGATTCAGATCGTGATGCAGGCGTTGGCGAATGTTGCAGTGGTCACCGCCATGGTTCCACCGAAGGGCGTGCCTCACCCGTTTATCAGTTACGGCGGAACGAATCTGCTTGTGAATGTCGTGGCGATCGGGCTGGTGGTGGGCCTGTCTCGTTCGGCTAATCAGGCGACGGATGCAACGGCCGCTTCGACGGATTCGTAG
- a CDS encoding STAS domain-containing protein has translation MIHFHTYHLDGSDDVLIVELAGRLDTDSAETFFKRLDEEIENGHVKLVFDCHKLEHVSSLGFGMMIRGHSRVQKVDGAVRFARLEGIIAEAFQVVGFHKLFDNYESVEAAVASVA, from the coding sequence ATGATCCATTTTCACACGTATCACCTTGATGGATCCGACGACGTCCTTATCGTCGAACTCGCCGGACGACTCGACACCGACTCGGCCGAAACGTTCTTCAAGCGGCTGGATGAAGAAATCGAAAACGGGCACGTGAAGCTCGTGTTCGACTGCCACAAACTGGAGCACGTGTCCAGCTTGGGATTCGGCATGATGATCCGCGGCCATTCCCGCGTTCAAAAAGTTGACGGCGCCGTGCGGTTTGCCAGACTGGAAGGTATTATCGCCGAGGCGTTTCAGGTGGTCGGCTTTCACAAGCTGTTCGACAACTACGAATCCGTCGAAGCGGCCGTTGCATCCGTCGCCTGA